The window ggggccaccgggaggggccacccctcccggggggccacatgggccgcgtggggcaggagccagcccctggagggctgggcgcccccccttgggcccatgcgcctagggttgggggggggaaccctagagggggcgccccccttgcttggggggcaagttcccctccctggtcgccgccccccctctagatcccatctagaggggccggccccccttgccccttcccctataaatagaggggtgaggggagggctgaacacccaagccaaggcgcagccccttccctccccaacacctctcccgctccattgtgtgcttggcgaagccctgtcggagtactgcctctccaccatcatcacgccgtcgtgctgctgctggagccttcttcctcaacctctccttcccccttgctggatcaagaaggaggagacgtcgcccgtaccgtacgtgtgttgaacacggaggtgctgtccattcagcacttggtcatcggtgatctgaatcacggcgagtacgactccatcatcaccgttccctcgaacgcttccgtacgcgatctataagtggtatgtagatgcaaactcactcccttgactcgttgcttagatgaactcatagatggatcttggtgaaaccgtaggaaaatttttaattttctgcaacgttccccaacactgggcATGTCCCTGTTCAAGTTCCACTTATCCAAATTTGTTGACCTAGCGATGGCCTACAAAAGATTCTTCACTATCTCACCTCTAAACTTTTGATGGAAGTCTTGATATAGATGTCTAACACAAAGTATGTGTTCTGCATCTGGCCAACCCATCTCAAGAACTTTGTTTAAACCCTATAAATTTATTAAAACACTTATTAAGATAGAGAACTTGGCACACACCAATTAGCACAAACAGTTCATGTAATGAGATGCAGCCATTGGCAGATCTATAATTCGACTAATGTGGGGGCAACAATACAAAGTGTTGAGGTTTTTGAAGTAATTAGGTTGTACCAGAATTAGTATAATGGATGTTAGCATATGCATACAGTAGTGAGAAACATTTTACAAAATCTTTGTGGGGGACATGACCCCCATGACCCCCACACCGGATCCTCCCATGGATGCTGCTACACACAAGTGGCACACACCTTTTGCAGTTTTGCTTATCACCCATGATAGTAAAATGGTGATGTGTTAATGATGTTCAGGTCATGCTTGAGAGTAGTGAGGAACCATCCCAAGAAAATGTGGACTCCACCTCTACCATACCCATTGTAAATTGGGAAGATGCAATCATTTGGGTCTATTGCATCAGCTATAAGATACACACCTTTGTACTTGCTCTCCAGGTGACACCCATCAACACAAATAATTGGCATGCGTCCCTCCAAGAAACCTCTTTTGCAAGCATCATAGAACCAATATTATGATGTCATGTGATCCTTTGGAACTGGGTCGGCCTTTTCCTTGTCTTGGTTGTGTAAGCAGTGAATTTGCTCACTAGATTGCTTCTCCTCAATTCCTGTCCATAACACCATAACATAGTATGCCGTGTTTCCTCAGTGTTGCTCTCCTAGCCCTGCCTAGCTTCATTATGATAAGATAGAGATTGAACTGCTTTTGAAATTTCCTTCCAAATGTTCCCAAATCCACTATCTTATTATCTTTGAATTATTGTAGAAACATTTCTGTGAGATATCTAACTAACAAGTGTGTTCTCCATTGTACCCCCTTATAACAATCCTTCCAGTTCTATTGTATTTTGAAGCTTTGAGCTTCCAAGGACAATCTTCTTGACACACAACATTCAGTCTCTCTACCTCATTTCTTGGGATGTAAATCTTCACTTCGTTTTTGTCTGTGTATGCAACAAGTGCATCTCTTAACTTTCTCATTTATCCAAATACTAACCTTGCCATGAAGATTGGGTTACTGCTATGCATCTCTGGATTAAATGCCTTGGATCTACATTACAACTTCTCAAGCTCCTCTTTGGAAAGGTTTAGGTCATTATCATCTAAGGGCTCATCTTCCTCAAATATATTTTCTTTGTTGTTCATTTTTATCATTCAGTATTGCATCCACATTCTAAGCAAATAGGTCATCATCCCCATCTTCACAATCATAGTCACTGTAATAGAAATCCAAATCTGAGTTAGTTACACTGTCATCTTGTACTTCCTCTGTTCCCGCTGCTTCTCCTCCTTCCCATGTTTCCACCACTTCCTCTGCATCCCCTAGTTCCTCTGTCTCGCTTGCATTTACACAATTGCCGTAAGAAGTTCCCTCTCCAGCTTGACAAAACCTTGGCATTTTTTCTAAGTGTCATAACCCTTGGCATTAATAGATACCCATTAAGTATGCCATCATTGACTTCCGAGCTTGCACTCACCATTGCAACCATTGCATCAACATTGTCCACACATACAAGACCATCGACTATGTCCTTCCCAAGCAAGCACTAGTACACCTTGATTAAGTGATATGTAGGGTCatattctaacctagacaagtaccTTAACTGTCCCCACTGACCATGTCTCTGCATGACAGTAGTCAAACACATCATGTGGGCATCTAATGTATGATTTGTTTGTCCCTTGTCCTATGAAAAGTTCATTATGCTCAAACTCAACTAAAAAAATATATGTCTTTTTTCTCCATTAGGAAATGCACAAATTGGGAAGATGCACTTCTTAGTTCACATAACGGTTACTTCTAAGTGCAACATGTAATGTAAATCACTACAACAaagcccactttgtgaacttacaATGTGCTCGACATATGAACATATGAACATGTACCCCAACATCTCTTGTAAAACACTACAACGTATCAACATATGAAAATGCACTAAGCATATTTCAAACATATGAATTGCAAATTATTATAACTGACAATGCGGTCAACAGATATATAAACAAAAATCCAGTTCCGATATGAACTGCGCATCTCCATAACTCACAATGCACTGACAAAAGCACTAAACTGAACCATGCATTGAGCATCACCTGAAACACACTCTTTCCTCATATTACAACAATTAAATCCACTCTTTTCTCATATTATAACAAAATAATAATCAAAATCAAAATCCACTCGGTGCCAATATGCATATAACTGAATAAATGTCACTCCATTATCTGAAATTACAAACTGAACACAAGAACACACAAATTTTCCCCCAAAATCCGCATCACTAAATGAGTTTGCTTTCCCTCCCAAATCCCCTCCAAGCATCACCTACATCGATGCCTTCTAAACTACCTTCTTGTTCCCCTAAACCCCCTCTTATAAATGCCCCCAATCCCCTGAAAACATCACCTACGTTGATGCCTTTGAAACTACCCTCTTATTCCTGCCAATCACTTCTTATAAATGCCCTCCCAATCTCCTCAAAACATCACCTGCATTGGTGCCTTCGAAACTACCCTCTTGTTCCCCCAAACCCTCTCTTATGAATGCCCCTCAATCCCCTCAAAACATCACCTGAACTGGTGCCTTCAAAACTACTCACTTGTTCCCCCAACCCCCTCTTATGAATGCCCCCCCCCAATCCCCTCAAAACATCACATAACCATTACACTGCACTTATCTTCCCGTCAAATTCCATCTACAAAAAACTCGTTCAAGGTGGGTTTGAACTCCCGAACTCGCATCCAACCACGTAAGCCAGCCAATGCTCTTGGTTGATAGTTGGCTCCTTATATAACTAAATTACCATTTAGCTCCAATTTATATACATCCATGAGTTGCCTAAACATCAGCAAGCCAACTACATAAGAGGGTAAAGTGTGGCTCATCTATATctgtaccaatataaaaagacctaaAGAGGCAGATCCAACAAACCCCAGCCGTCAAATCAGGTCAATCCAACGACCCAGGTTGCTCCAATGATAAGCGCTCAACATGTTTAAtgtgcaattaatatcataccaaatattaaTGCCAatgctaattacataattaatacgCAAATAACATTCTATCTAACATTTATGTGTAATTAATATATCTAATAtcaacgtgcattgcacatacacattTACTAGTTTATTCAAGAAACAAAGGAATCCACTCTACAATATGCGTGTAAAAGAAAAAAGACCCAATGGAGAAATCAACTCCACAAATCATGATGCCCAATGCTGCACATGCCAATAAAAGAATAGAAAGAAAGACATGGTGGAGAATTAACTTCAAAATTATCTCTGCCGATGTTGTCATGACGCACCAATACATGTTTTGATAGACATATCAATTATTTCTCCCCATGCACGCGCGTTTTGCTAGTAACtataagaacgcccgtgcgttgcaacggggccatatTAACTTTAAAAGTTCAATATCAATTCTGTtatatttaatattctcatacatattaagtgatattgacgaccttttttaccatcaaattctctcacacacaccctctccctccctcttcctcactctctctccccctctccctcactcgggaggtgggacgaaaataaacccggaacggagactaccaactgagacattaggagtagagattatttagttgataagaataaatagaaaacggtgttaaaaaggagaaacaTATTAGAATACATTGAAGAACCAAAAGGACGATGTAAAAGGGGATTCGCCCTGCCCCCCGAGCCTTGCCACCGAACTGGCTCAGGGGTCCAGTCCCCGCgcggtcgtcttctcctgttccccgagccgcgtcgctacagagccgggctcctgcccgaccacctcgctggcatcgaaggggaatggataagggtgacgcccttCTTTCCCTGtccccatggcctcactcctcctcgacgtcccctcccaaatccacttctccttctcgctcgctcgatcccgtcgatctggacgaagtcagacaccacggccaccatgaccgaccccgtccacatGGCCACTGCCCTCCCTGCGGGCTAGGAGCTTATCGAGCAGCTCTGAACGCCTTTGCTACTTCGTCTGCGCCAAtgagatcaagtccagcacccccgcATCGACGTCGCagccgtcttcctcaaccttgggCCACCACGACATTGTCGTTCaatccgcgccgccccgagctcccatgtcttcccctagggcaccattgacaccgccatgatctcctcttgcctttcccctgtttcccctctcgtttgctctcgttaggtatttcgccatggccgagaaccgccgtccgccatggccattgcaggggtagccaccgagctcctcggagtgaccccgtggcacatgcccgctcctatgcacGCCCATGCCCGAGCCTGCCGCTCTTCTTTCGcgcccgcggggccactccctctccaTGCGCACGCCCGTGCTACACCGCGTCGGTCGCACCCGCCGCTGCCGTCGCGCTTGCCGCAACCACCGCACCATTGTGCCCCCGCGCGACACACACCCTGGTCGCGCGCcacactctcgctggctgcgctCACCCTGTTTGCTGCCGCCTATCCTTCGCTCGCCCCGCtgtcgtgcccctgcctcgtgccgCCTCCAGTCGTGGCCATCTTTTgccggccgccccctcagccacgTCGGCCGCATCTCTACCCTCCACCGTCGACCGCTCACCTCGCCTGCTGCGTGTTgcttcctgctgctatgcgctgTTCTACCGCTGGTACGCTAAtgcgccatgccctcgacaccgccgTGGACAAATGTGGCGGAGGGATTGTTAATGAAGTACGAGAAGGAGGTGGAagagaaggtgtggagaggcaggAGGTCTAGGGCGGTGTCacctggctgtggtggaggtgtttatgcgagaaggagccggagtggaaggagaggtcacaattggaaagaatcgcaaaaaaaatcataacccggagATCTCAGTTCAAAAAAATATGCTAATATCGATGTAGGGGTGATTTCTttcaataggtggaaaacatagaaaatattggttgttatcaaggaaaggtaaaaatttagaaaagttaggatttttgaactgatttctatgcaaatggggttttattgtttggtaacgtgatatcagtacctgcccgtttgtgacgtgtctgattaggaaagtttgcaaatgttaagaaactatttattgggaggaaagttgtgacgtgtctgttatttatttcctaaaacaaatttcactaataagagaaatcgattgatttagataagttaggaaagttagattaaaatgtattatccGTTTtgtgaaaatctgttatttgtttcctaagacaaattgaaccaatgaaagaaatcgattgatttgcataatttaagaaagttagattaaaatatattatttgtttcctgaaaatatgTTATTTGTTTctcaagacaaattgaaccaataaaaggagtcgattgatttgcataatttaaggaagttagatccgtgatttgttatacgttaggaaagttctggttgtaataaagagtggagagaaaaataaaccgatagaccagggtgggagggggttgtgggaggagagacgaaaaagACCAGCGAAAATAAACCGCGGACCAGGGcgagagggggtggtgggaggagagacaaAAAAACCAGTGAAAATAAACCGCGGAGACGATTCACCAACTCGTGCATTAGGAGTAGAGACTAAAAAAGTAAAGGTAAACATTTTTTTTTGTCTACCACAAATGAATACACGATTTGGGTAAGAAAAAAAATATGACAGCGGGCCCACCTGCAGGGAGAGAGAGCCGGATAGGTGAAGGAAAGCTTCCGAAGCGGGGCCCAGGCCCATAGACAGGAGTGGGAACGGGAACGGCCTGTCAAGGGGGCTCCCGCCATTTCCATTTGGCGCCAAGCTTTTTTACCGCCATTTTGTGGCGCCAATCCCACCTCTCTCTGCCACGCGCGCCTCTCTTCCACCTATAAACGCCCTCACCGGCCCCTTTCTCTCCCATCCACCCCCTCCGCCGCAATCCTCCCTCCCCACCGTCATCCAGATCCACAGAGCAGCAGAGAGATCGCCGGAGCATCAGGCCGAGGAAGAAGACAGTTCAGCCAGCCGGATCTCAAGTCACTATGGTGGTCGCGCTCGGCCCCGGCAGGTTCTACGGCGGCGGCCTCCCGCGCCCGCGCGTCTTCCCCGGCGACCGCGTCGACCCGCCGGCGCCCGTcaccgacgcgctcctctgctGGGCCCGCGACGCTCACTGGTCCATGGGCGGCCTCGCCGCCAAGCGCCTCCGCCTGCAGGGCCGCATCGAGGGCAACCTCGTCAAGCTCCGCCGCACCGCGCGCCGCGACGCCAGGGTCTCCGCCAAGTCCTCCAAGGCCAAGGTCCGCGCCGCCGGGCACGGGCCCGCCCCTGCCACTCTCGACGACGCGCTCGGCTCCGACGACGACGAttcggaggacgaggcggaggtcgCGGCCCAGGAGAAGGCGATGCGGCGCGAGGTCGTGGAGGATGATGAGGACTCCGAGTCCGGCGAGTCGGAGGGCGAGGGGGTGCCGCTCgtcaccatcgccgccgccgccaagaggAAGCGCGTCAGGAAGCTCTCCGACGAGTTCGACCGCATCGCCGCCGCGCAGCTGGAGGGCGGCGGGAAGAAGAAGCCCTCTGCCGTTGTTCAGGCCAAGGCCCCGCTCAGGAAGAAGGCTTCGGGTGCTGCGGCGGTTCCTGCTCCGGCCGCTGAGGCGCCGGCGAAGAAGTCGCTGAAGAGGAAGGCGGTGGCACCGGCGGCTGTGACAACGGCGAGGACCTCACCGAAGAGGAAGGCTGCGGAGGCGCCGGCGGCAAGGAGGACCTCGCCGAGGTCCAAGCACTGATGGATAGGTGCTCGTTTCCATTTGCAATCCCTGTTCTTGGATCTAGCGATTGTGGTGTGATCTCGGAGATGCAGTATGCTGTGTGTTCGTCGAAATGCTTGAGTGGAATCTGGTGTCATGCTTCCATGTCTGAATCAAATCCCTCTAAATATATGTCATGCCATGTTTCTTTCTAGTAGTATATTTAAATCAAATCCCCTGAAAGTATTGTCAGATCAGCTCTGAATTATCCTGAAATAATAACTCCTGTTTTTTTGATATCTGAAAATCTTCACAATTGCGGTATTGAGGTGTGGTCTTGGAGATGTTTCATTTATTTCTCTATCTGAATCAAATCCTTAAAGCATCGTCTTATCAACCCTGAATTAGTTCCTGTACTGAGATCTGAAAATGCTCAATGGTGTTTCTCACATTTTGTTTATCAGTTCAGTTGAAGCTATCTTGTGAATTGCAAAATGAATTCAAATGCAACGCCCAATCTATTGTTGCTACTGGGATCTGAAAATGCGTTTTCCTTGTTTATGTTTGATGCTACTTCTATTAACATTATGTTTGGGGAGGTCGAAGCATTATGATTGAGGTGTGACCTTTGAGACGCAGTGTGTTTGTCGAATGCTGGAATGAAAAGTAATGTCATGTTTCTTTCTATATCTGAATCAAATCCCTCCAAAAATATGTCTGATCAAACCTAAAATATCCTGAAATAATAGTTCCTGTACTGAGATCTGGAAATCTTCCTGAAATAACAATTGCTGTATTGAGGTGTGGTCTTGGAGGTGCATTGCTGTGTGTTCATTGAATAGTTGAACTAAGTAGTGTCATGTTTCTTTCTATATCTTAATCAAATCCCCCAAGTACTGTCTGAACAACCTTGAAAGAATATAGTAGTTCCTGTACTGAGATCTGAAAGTGTTTGATGCTGTTTCTTACATTTTGTTTACCAGTtcagttgaagctatcatctgaatTGCAAACTGAATTCAAATGCAATTCCCAACCTGTCGTTGGTGCTCAGATATGAAAATCTCGTGTTTCTCGCCTATGTTTGATGCCACTTCTAGTAACATTCTCTTTGATCAGTTGAAACTACTACCATATGAATTGCAATCTGAATTAAAGATGCAATTACCAATCTGTTCTTGTCGGTACTAGTACATGTTAAAGATTACAATAGGAACATAGAACGAAATGAATGGTACATTCAGACCATCAACTATAATTGGGTGTATATCTGTATCTAGTGAGCAGGGACTCTTTCCAAGTCCACTGCTATTAGTTTATAAAGCAGGAAGTGCTAGGCCAAGTCCGCTGCTATTAGTTTATAAAGCAGGAAGTGCTAGGCCAGCGATCATGCCGTGGAGTCAGAGGCCATTCGTTCAATCTCCTCTATCAGCCTCTCCTTCTCTTCCGCCATGTCCTCGTTTTGCTTCTGAAGATCCTCGATCTGCTTCGTCTGTTCTGAATCCTTCCTGCAATGACATCAGATATTTGGGATAATTGGGCAATCTGAAGTAAACTCAGGCTAGTGAAATCATGGCAGGAATGCCACTTGAGATTGTACTCACCGGTTCATGAATGACAAGTTAAGCTTTAGTGACCTGACCTCCTTCTCTAGGTTTTCGCAGCGCTTGAGCACCGCTTGCATGTCTGTTGGTATTACCGGGGTTGAACTTCTTTCCTTTGCTTCTGCCATTCTGGACCATAAAAGTTATTAATAACATGATCCAGGTTCTGGTGTTCAATATGGAATGGTCATTGAACTATATAGAACTTTGATTAAGAGGAGTCCTACAAGTATCATTTGGATAGGGGCACATGCCTTTTTTGCCTTTTGGTAATCAATCATATCAGCAGGAAAACATATTACATATAAATTAAATGTATAATAACCAAATTGCATAACATACTTGCGTGTGCGCTCAACCCTCCGTTTCTTCGTAGGATCTCCTCTATCACCTGCAAAAGTTTACTAGTTAGAGCTTTTGGTGATAAATAATAGATGACGTAGTACAATGCAAGGTGGAACGGATTATCTTTCAGTAGCCCTATGTTTCATCTAATCTACAAGCATGTGTCTAGAAAGAACTTTTTGCAGTCATCATATAAATGTCGAAGATTTGGTGTCAAATAGGACATCCTGCTGTTCCATTTACCTGCTTGTTCTGATGAGATGGATCCCATTCGTGTCAGGGCCACTCTCTGTCAATGAGTAAAACGAACAGATTAGCATATGCCATGAGAGGAAAATTTTGACGTTTCTGAAATATGAATCAGGTATCACCTTTCTTTCATCCTTCAAATTATCTTTTAGTACCTTCTCTCTGTAATCTGCGCATTGTTGACATTATACATTCAGTATTATGATAACGGCAATTCTATAATAGATCTCAAGAAATATGTCTTATCCATTGTACTGCCTAATAGATGATCATGTATGTGACTAAGATATAGCTTGGCGATAAGTGTATTGTTGAAGTACCTTTGCCGTTTGATCTGCAGTCAGCTGTCCCATTTGCAACATTTTTCCTAGTGCTCTCACACACAGACAGTCCTTGCCCCATAGGACGTAGCTCATCACACACTTCAAAACCGGCTGACTGAGCCGTCAGAGCATTAGACGATCCACTCTGTGAAGGTTCGCGAGACGCTGCACTGATCCAAATCTGGCTCGCGGGGGCAACAAAGTTCTCGGCATTTGGTTCCGTGGGCCTCTCGACTTCAGGAAGCATCAGGGAGTCCTGAACATGTCCATTGGTCACCAAGGGGAACATATCTGTTCCTCCAAGAATGTTGTGTTGAAACTGCTGGTTGTCGTAAAACCCAAAAGGGTTGCCATGCGGCATGTCTCTGTTTGCAGGGCTACTGAGCTTCTTACGCTCGAGCGTATCCTTGAGCATGCTCACCACTGAGGTAACAGTATCTTGCGCAAGCATATGAGGATTGTCCAAGGGGGACGTCGATGAACATGAAGGAGATACAAATGTCGAAGTCTGAAGTGGAGTGCTGCTCATTGGGGCACCATTTGCTGCATTTGTGTTGGTAAAATCTAGTCTCAATTGGTTTGCTGCTCTCATAGTTCCTGTAGTTATCGGTGACACGTTACTCTGCATCGCAGCATACCGCCTCCTGCAAAAGATGGCCGGGTTTGAGAAATAATGGAACGAAGAATCATAAAGGTGTGCTACAGAAGGTAATAATGCACATGTAATAATTGGTGATTCAATTCATGCCTCAGTTCTGAAGATCTGCTTCTAGTCATTGGTTGAGTGCAGTGAAACCAGGTCTGCTTATGAACAAATACCGCCTTTTACCCATTAGAATATTATCCATGTAGGTGTAATAATCAAGTAACTGGATGATGGGATAGCTAACCTTTGCCAAAAGTAGATCACTTGCTTGCATCCCTTTCTCTGCTGCATTCCTGGTGTACGATAAATAAACAAGTTGGTATCGATTTAGATTGCATAAATCCCTGACCATAAATGATGCTGGTTCATAAGATACATTACTTGAGTGGTTGCTGGTTATGGTTACTCGCATATTCAGGAGGAACTGCACAATTCTCAGGGATCAAGTTGTCGGCGAGAAAATTTTGCCGAGCAATGTCATGTTGTTGATTAGGAAAGGCACCTGCCTCTGATGACAACCTGCATAGATATAAGTTGTTATGATGTAGCACTAACAGTCAGTTTTTACATGCCGTGTCGTGCTAATGTCTCTTGGTGCAAAGTTCAGCATCCTTTACATGCTAGATAGAAGAAAGAAGTTCCATGCACATGCAAAATTACAACAAAGCATGTCTGATGTATGATTCCTAACTATTACTTGTTTTGTAGGTGCTTACTGTATTGACACGTGTAAGATTTGGATGCCCGAGGTTATGTACTTCCTCTCGATTCAGCTTCTTTTGCAAAGCCTTGGTAACATATTCAGTTGCTGAATTGATTATATAATTTTCACTTTATGTAAAACAGTTATTTATTCATCAACTCACACCTGCACATATCACCCAGTACAATTAACCCTGCACTCTTTATCAGCATCATACCTAGATGGTTGTCGAGGCCGATTATTCAGGTGACTAAAGCCTGGAATCTGTGAATAAAGAATCAAGAACTTTAGGTGATAGATTTCAAGCAAAAAGATCAACCTAGCATAATAAATCATCAGTATTAACTCCAAAAAATTTCTAGGATTTCACTTTTTTTGCTATGTAAATTTAAACAGTAAATGACTAGTGAGTGATCTTCTTAAGTGAACGGAATTTTCTTCTGAAAAAGATATAGGTTTCACTTTTCATGCGCGGAGAGTGAAAAATGGCAAGAAAGTTCAACttctttttctcgaaaaggagaacACGTCAAGATGATGCTGGTCTTACAATCCGAAAACCCCAAAAGAGAGACCCGGAGGAACACAAAGCAAATGAAAAGCAAAAGAAAGTGCTTGAAACTTTGGGAATTCTTGCCTCTCCATTCATGAGCCAGCTGTTGAACAACTCCTCGCTGTCTTCTCTGAAGCTCTGCGACATGTTTCTGAACCCCATCATTTCCATGCTCGGCGGCGCCGCCACTCCGATCGAGTTCTCCATCACCGCCTTGAGGAAGATCTCCTCGCTGGTGTTCCTGAACAGGTCAGACAGACCCCGGCCCTCCATCTCCATGAACTCCTCCTCAGCTCACCTTACCTCACCTCACCTCTGCCGATGAttgactgaaatagttctgaaaagCTGTCTTAGTACCAGTGCACTTGTAATGTGTGAACTCAAGCAACCATAGTGGAACAAATAAGATACTGTAAAATAGAATCCCACCTAAAACACTCGTTAAACTAAGAAAGGGTACTTGGCAGAAGAACTCAGGCACATTAAGACACTAAGCTAATTTTAAAAAGCGATAGCCTGACGACACTAAACTAACTGATTGAGGTATCTTCCCTGCAGTCAGAGGCAAAGATTCCATCCTTCTCATTTTGTCTCATCAGTGGAAAGAACTGGGCTCTGTAGAATTTGTCCGCTTACGCGTCGAAGAACAGGTGTACCCTAGAAGGAGGCTTACATCAGGCAGGTATGTACACAGA is drawn from Triticum dicoccoides isolate Atlit2015 ecotype Zavitan chromosome 4A, WEW_v2.0, whole genome shotgun sequence and contains these coding sequences:
- the LOC119288093 gene encoding 60S ribosomal protein L22-like, whose translation is MVVALGPGRFYGGGLPRPRVFPGDRVDPPAPVTDALLCWARDAHWSMGGLAAKRLRLQGRIEGNLVKLRRTARRDARVSAKSSKAKVRAAGHGPAPATLDDALGSDDDDSEDEAEVAAQEKAMRREVVEDDEDSESGESEGEGVPLVTIAAAAKRKRVRKLSDEFDRIAAAQLEGGGKKKPSAVVQAKAPLRKKASGAAAVPAPAAEAPAKKSLKRKAVAPAAVTTARTSPKRKAAEAPAARRTSPRSKH
- the LOC119288094 gene encoding protein CYCLOPS-like, with the translated sequence MEMEGRGLSDLFRNTSEEIFLKAVMENSIGVAAPPSMEMMGFRNMSQSFREDSEELFNSWLMNGEIPGFSHLNNRPRQPSRLSSEAGAFPNQQHDIARQNFLADNLIPENCAVPPEYASNHNQQPLKNAAEKGMQASDLLLAKTWFHCTQPMTRSRSSELRRRYAAMQSNVSPITTGTMRAANQLRLDFTNTNAANGAPMSSTPLQTSTFVSPSCSSTSPLDNPHMLAQDTVTSVVSMLKDTLERKKLSSPANRDMPHGNPFGFYDNQQFQHNILGGTDMFPLVTNGHVQDSLMLPEVERPTEPNAENFVAPASQIWISAASREPSQSGSSNALTAQSAGFEVCDELRPMGQGLSVCESTRKNVANGTADCRSNGKDYREKVLKDNLKDERKRVALTRMGSISSEQAGDRGDPTKKRRVERTRKMAEAKERSSTPVIPTDMQAVLKRCENLEKEVRSLKLNLSFMNRKDSEQTKQIEDLQKQNEDMAEEKERLIEEIERMASDSTA